Proteins encoded together in one Prevotella scopos JCM 17725 window:
- a CDS encoding YiiX/YebB-like N1pC/P60 family cysteine hydrolase — protein sequence MKLKRIQSNLLLLCLILLVSCSTESFQDEDISLRNLHEGDLMFVVKETSNPITDATQGINGLKIDHVAIFHHTDSANYALEAYGKVVSLTPLTNFLDRSKWKDEKPHIAVGRVIVDCDMNTSMKRALSYLGRPYDRFYMPDDKEIYCSELIQKSFVDHHGLPIFSTIPMSFHDNNGKILDAWTQFYAFYHREVPEGEPGTNPGQLSRDKAVKVTYAF from the coding sequence ATGAAACTAAAAAGAATCCAATCAAACCTTCTCTTACTGTGCCTTATTCTCTTAGTAAGCTGCTCTACTGAATCTTTCCAAGACGAGGACATATCGTTACGTAACTTGCATGAGGGCGACCTCATGTTCGTTGTGAAGGAAACAAGCAACCCTATTACAGATGCAACACAGGGCATTAACGGACTAAAGATTGACCACGTGGCAATCTTCCATCATACGGATAGTGCCAATTATGCTTTAGAAGCTTATGGCAAAGTGGTGTCACTTACTCCTCTTACCAACTTCCTTGATCGTTCAAAATGGAAAGATGAAAAACCGCACATTGCTGTAGGTAGAGTAATTGTCGATTGTGACATGAATACTTCTATGAAGCGAGCATTAAGCTATCTTGGTCGACCATACGACCGATTCTACATGCCCGATGACAAAGAAATCTATTGTAGCGAATTGATTCAGAAATCATTTGTCGATCACCACGGCTTACCTATTTTCTCAACAATCCCGATGTCCTTCCACGATAACAACGGAAAAATCTTGGATGCTTGGACTCAATTCTATGCCTTCTATCATCGTGAAGTACCCGAAGGAGAACCCGGCACTAACCCTGGGCAGCTATCACGTGATAAGGCTGTAAAGGTTACCTATGCATTTTGA
- the purB gene encoding adenylosuccinate lyase — protein sequence MTLDALTAVSPIDGRYRSKTECLADYFSEYALIRYRVRVEIEYFITLCELPLPQLKSFNSALFEQLRDIYRNFDEASAARVKEIENVTNHDVKAVEYFIKEEFDKIGGLDDYKEFIHFGLTSQDINNTSVPLSVKEALEEVFYPQVEELIVQLKEYAEKWNDVPMLAKTHGQPASPTRLGKEVEVYVYRLSEQLATLRNCKLTAKFGGATGNFNAHHVAYPQHDWRAFGNRFVSEKLGLEREQWTTQISNYDHLGSIFDAIRRINTIIIDLDRDFWMYISMEYFKQKIKAGEVGSSAMPHKVNPIDFENSEGNLGIANAILQFLAQKLPVSRLQRDLTDSTVLRNVGVPIGHSIISIQSTLKGLRKLILNEEKLKEDLDDTWAVVAEAIQTILRREAYPHPYEALKALTRTNNKMTEETIHAFIQTLNVSDSVKAELMAITPYNYTGI from the coding sequence ATGACCCTTGACGCATTAACAGCCGTATCACCTATTGACGGGCGATATAGAAGTAAAACGGAATGCCTAGCTGACTATTTTTCAGAGTATGCACTTATCCGTTATCGTGTTCGTGTAGAAATTGAGTATTTCATCACGCTTTGCGAGTTACCTTTACCACAACTGAAAAGCTTTAACAGTGCTCTTTTCGAACAGTTGCGAGACATTTATCGTAATTTTGATGAAGCTTCAGCTGCACGTGTAAAGGAGATTGAGAACGTTACCAATCATGACGTTAAGGCTGTTGAATACTTCATCAAAGAAGAGTTTGACAAGATTGGCGGACTCGATGATTACAAGGAATTCATCCACTTCGGACTCACTTCACAAGACATCAACAACACAAGCGTGCCATTGTCCGTAAAGGAAGCGCTCGAAGAGGTATTCTACCCACAAGTTGAAGAACTGATAGTTCAACTGAAGGAGTATGCAGAAAAGTGGAATGATGTTCCAATGCTGGCAAAGACACATGGTCAGCCTGCCTCTCCTACCCGACTGGGCAAGGAGGTTGAGGTTTATGTCTATCGTCTCAGTGAGCAGCTTGCTACCTTGCGTAACTGTAAGTTGACAGCAAAGTTTGGTGGTGCGACAGGCAACTTCAATGCACATCACGTAGCTTATCCACAGCATGATTGGCGTGCCTTTGGCAATCGCTTTGTCAGTGAGAAATTAGGATTAGAGCGTGAGCAATGGACAACACAGATTAGCAACTACGACCACTTAGGTAGTATTTTTGATGCTATCCGTCGAATCAACACCATCATCATCGACCTTGATCGTGACTTCTGGATGTATATCTCTATGGAGTATTTCAAGCAGAAGATTAAAGCTGGAGAAGTTGGTTCGAGTGCAATGCCACACAAGGTGAACCCAATTGACTTTGAGAATAGTGAGGGCAACCTCGGAATAGCAAATGCTATTCTACAGTTCTTGGCACAAAAGTTACCAGTAAGTCGTTTGCAGCGCGACCTTACAGACTCAACTGTTTTGCGTAACGTCGGAGTCCCTATAGGTCATAGCATTATCTCAATTCAAAGTACATTAAAGGGTCTTCGCAAACTCATTCTCAATGAAGAAAAGTTAAAAGAGGATCTTGATGATACATGGGCAGTTGTAGCAGAAGCTATTCAAACCATCTTGCGCCGTGAAGCTTATCCACATCCTTACGAGGCATTAAAGGCTCTCACACGCACAAACAATAAGATGACAGAGGAAACGATACACGCCTTTATACAGACACTCAATGTCAGCGACAGCGTGAAAGCCGAGCTAATGGCTATAACCCCATACAACTATACAGGAATTTAA
- a CDS encoding pseudouridine synthase has translation MAEEFENKEVQSEQNENSREGYSAAEQGGYQREYRGTGRTQRPRIHSQRAYSSDKANSSNDEGGFRPEGFGSGLQSAGRPQQGGYRPRQNSYGGGYNNSRGGYQSRPQQGGYRPRYNSNGEEGGYQPRQQGGYQNRSGYQSRPQQGGYRPRYNNDENGYQPQAYRPRYNANNGAEGEENNNYQANQNGYQPRQGGYQPRQQGGYQNRSGYNYNRGGYNNNRGGYQSRGGYNNNRGGYNNRGGYNQGGYRQHSADYDPHAKYSLKKRIEYKEENFDPNEPIRLNKYLANAGVCSRREADEFILSGAVTVNGEVVKELGSKVLRTDEVLFQEKPVSLEKKVYVLLNKPKDYVTTSDDPQQRKTVMDLVKGACPERIYPVGRLDRNTTGVLLLTNDGDLASKLTHPKFLKKKVYHVFLDKAITANDLQKISDGIELEDGEIKADAIEYADPQDQTQVGIEIHSGKNRIVRRIFESLGYRVVKLDRVQFAGLTKKNVRRGDWRFLTEKEVDMLRMGAFE, from the coding sequence ATGGCAGAAGAATTCGAGAACAAAGAAGTTCAGTCTGAGCAGAATGAGAACAGCCGCGAAGGCTATTCAGCAGCCGAACAAGGCGGCTATCAAAGAGAGTACCGTGGCACAGGACGCACACAGCGCCCACGTATTCACAGCCAGCGTGCTTACAGCAGCGACAAGGCTAATAGTAGCAATGACGAAGGCGGATTCCGTCCTGAGGGCTTCGGCTCTGGCTTGCAGAGTGCAGGTCGTCCTCAGCAGGGAGGCTATCGTCCACGTCAGAACAGCTATGGTGGCGGATATAACAATAGCCGAGGCGGCTATCAGAGCCGTCCACAGCAAGGTGGCTATCGCCCACGTTACAATAGTAATGGTGAGGAAGGTGGTTACCAGCCACGTCAGCAGGGTGGATACCAGAACCGTAGCGGATACCAAAGTCGTCCACAGCAGGGTGGCTATCGCCCACGTTACAACAACGATGAAAATGGCTACCAGCCTCAGGCTTATCGTCCACGTTACAACGCAAACAATGGTGCCGAGGGCGAAGAGAATAACAACTACCAAGCAAATCAAAACGGTTATCAGCCACGCCAGGGTGGATACCAACCACGCCAGCAGGGTGGTTACCAGAATCGTAGCGGATACAACTATAACCGTGGTGGATATAATAACAATCGTGGTGGATACCAAAGCCGTGGTGGATACAATAATAATCGCGGAGGCTATAACAACCGTGGCGGATACAACCAGGGTGGTTACCGTCAGCACAGTGCCGATTATGATCCACATGCAAAGTATTCACTCAAGAAGCGCATTGAATACAAGGAGGAAAACTTCGATCCTAATGAGCCAATCCGCTTGAACAAATATCTTGCTAACGCAGGTGTATGTTCACGTCGCGAGGCTGATGAGTTCATCCTTTCAGGTGCAGTTACCGTAAATGGCGAGGTTGTAAAAGAACTAGGTAGCAAGGTTCTGCGCACTGACGAGGTACTCTTCCAAGAGAAGCCTGTTTCATTGGAGAAGAAGGTTTATGTACTTCTGAACAAACCAAAGGATTATGTAACCACAAGCGATGACCCACAGCAGCGCAAGACTGTTATGGACCTCGTAAAGGGTGCTTGTCCAGAGCGTATCTACCCAGTTGGTCGTCTTGATCGTAACACAACTGGCGTACTACTCCTCACTAACGATGGCGACCTCGCTTCAAAACTTACTCATCCTAAGTTCTTGAAGAAGAAGGTATATCACGTATTCCTTGATAAGGCTATTACAGCTAATGACTTGCAGAAGATTTCTGACGGTATTGAGTTGGAAGATGGTGAGATCAAGGCTGACGCAATCGAGTATGCTGACCCACAGGATCAGACTCAGGTTGGCATTGAGATTCACAGCGGCAAGAACCGCATCGTACGTCGTATCTTCGAGAGCCTCGGCTATCGCGTCGTAAAACTCGACCGCGTACAGTTTGCTGGTCTGACAAAGAAGAATGTACGTCGTGGTGATTGGCGCTTCCTCACTGAGAAGGAAGTTGATATGCTACGTATGGGTGCGTTTGAATAA
- a CDS encoding OsmC family protein, giving the protein MTITKAIYQGKGRVEATHVRSAVTINTDAGKAVGGLGENQNPVELLGNALAACALTMMGLRAERSDVDFSGCYAEVGEIEEDIQTFTITRIPITFHLKASFDEKQRKKFEHIALKTCFVGNTLTAKKDFTFVYE; this is encoded by the coding sequence ATGACAATTACAAAAGCTATTTATCAAGGTAAAGGACGAGTTGAAGCAACGCACGTTAGGTCGGCTGTAACCATAAACACTGATGCGGGTAAAGCTGTAGGAGGCTTAGGAGAAAATCAGAATCCCGTGGAGCTATTAGGTAATGCACTGGCTGCATGTGCCTTGACTATGATGGGCCTGCGGGCAGAACGCAGCGATGTAGATTTTTCTGGTTGCTATGCAGAGGTCGGCGAGATAGAGGAAGACATACAGACCTTTACGATTACACGTATTCCTATCACGTTCCATCTAAAGGCTTCATTCGACGAGAAGCAGCGTAAGAAGTTTGAGCATATCGCTCTTAAGACCTGTTTTGTTGGCAATACACTAACCGCAAAGAAAGACTTCACCTTCGTTTATGAGTAA
- the asnS gene encoding asparagine--tRNA ligase, with product MKRTKVVDALACTDFGKDINVKGWVRSHRSSKAVDFIALNDGSTIKNIQVVVDPSSIDAEELKSITTGACISVVGTLVESQGAGQTSEIQCKEIEIYGLCPSDYPMQKKGQSFEYMRKYGHLRLRTNTFGAVFRIRHNMAIAIHKYFHDHGFYYFHTPLITGSDAEGAGNMFQVTTLDLDRVAKGGEVDYSADFFGKRTNLTVSGQLEGELGATALGAIYTFGPTFRAENSNTPRHLAEFWMVEPEVAFIDKDELMDLEEDFIKYCVRWALENCKDDLEFLNKMIDKELIARLEGVLKEDFARLTYTEGFEILQKAAADGVKFEFPITHWGMDLSSEHERYLVEEHFKRPVIMTDYPSEIKSFYMKKNEDGKTMQGTDVLFPRIGEIIGGSVREENYDKLVQEIESRGMKREIYDWYLDTRKYGTCPHGGFGLGFERLILFVTGMQNIRDVIPFARTPKNAEF from the coding sequence ATGAAAAGAACAAAAGTCGTCGATGCACTTGCTTGCACCGATTTTGGTAAAGATATCAACGTAAAGGGTTGGGTTCGTTCTCATAGAAGTAGCAAGGCTGTTGACTTCATCGCACTGAATGATGGTTCTACAATTAAGAACATTCAGGTTGTAGTTGACCCATCATCTATCGATGCAGAAGAACTGAAGAGTATCACTACGGGTGCTTGTATCAGCGTTGTTGGTACGCTCGTAGAGAGTCAAGGTGCTGGTCAGACTTCAGAGATTCAGTGTAAGGAGATTGAAATCTACGGTCTCTGCCCAAGCGACTACCCTATGCAGAAGAAGGGACAGAGTTTTGAGTACATGCGCAAGTATGGACACCTGCGTCTTCGTACCAATACCTTCGGTGCTGTGTTCCGCATTCGTCACAATATGGCAATCGCTATCCATAAGTATTTCCACGATCATGGATTCTATTACTTCCATACTCCGCTGATTACGGGTAGTGATGCTGAGGGTGCTGGTAACATGTTCCAGGTAACAACACTCGACCTTGATCGTGTTGCAAAAGGCGGTGAGGTTGATTATAGTGCTGACTTCTTTGGAAAGCGTACAAACCTCACGGTGTCTGGACAGTTGGAGGGTGAGTTAGGTGCTACTGCACTTGGTGCTATCTACACCTTCGGTCCTACTTTCCGTGCAGAGAATTCAAATACTCCGCGCCACTTGGCAGAGTTCTGGATGGTTGAGCCTGAGGTTGCTTTCATCGACAAGGATGAACTGATGGACCTTGAGGAAGATTTCATCAAGTACTGCGTTCGTTGGGCATTGGAGAACTGTAAGGACGACCTTGAGTTCCTCAACAAGATGATTGATAAGGAGCTTATCGCTCGTTTGGAGGGTGTATTGAAGGAAGACTTTGCTCGTCTTACTTACACAGAAGGTTTCGAGATTCTTCAGAAAGCTGCTGCTGACGGTGTGAAGTTTGAGTTCCCTATCACTCACTGGGGTATGGACCTCAGCAGTGAACACGAGCGTTACCTCGTTGAGGAACACTTCAAGCGTCCTGTTATTATGACCGATTACCCAAGTGAAATCAAGTCATTCTATATGAAGAAGAATGAGGACGGCAAGACAATGCAGGGTACTGATGTTCTCTTCCCACGTATCGGTGAGATTATCGGCGGTTCTGTCCGTGAGGAGAACTATGACAAACTGGTTCAGGAGATTGAAAGCCGTGGTATGAAGCGTGAGATTTACGACTGGTACCTTGATACTCGTAAGTACGGAACCTGCCCACATGGTGGTTTCGGTCTCGGTTTCGAGCGTCTCATCCTCTTCGTTACTGGTATGCAGAACATCCGTGATGTAATCCCATTCGCACGTACTCCAAAGAACGCAGAGTTCTAA